One segment of Sulfobacillus thermosulfidooxidans DSM 9293 DNA contains the following:
- a CDS encoding Rqc2 family fibronectin-binding protein yields the protein MPFDAFLLERLAHHWNTRWQDVELSAAWADKTHVIFQGWHKNSHEKVFILLAFTPGLARIHETHHRFELPKATHPLFTRFLPLTVDAVFTPAFDRILWLKVHWTDDWGQPSYGYLVIELTGHITNLIILDAEYKILEALRHFQDKNHQRVIRPGQHYQAPPPLPNACQTHQLSDISPLIRKLVPEPGQWPLEAFCRQYTTSTLPFVYLHHDEVEDLWVFPLPGWQSELVENPDEILDNLFFEKEQERLRINLQQQLVAYWKDRVQHLRTKLAETEESQQEDVEKWKDEGDLWLAYQYQFKNHQELTIPSFADPSRLVTLVLPEDKTPAEMAEQCYRLYKKAKSRVAASSRLAEILREELTHAEQSLNLAQQNHPISYYRDQLKQVASPTRSKQLENQPFRRFVSTGGFDIFVGRNREENQELTMRRARPDDLWFHVKQAPGSHVVLFSGKRQPNLEDLLDAAHLAAYYSPAKHSSTVAVDYTKRKFVRKRPHADMGQVLYEREKTLYVTPDPERLRRLGATPDKLID from the coding sequence ATGCCTTTTGACGCTTTTTTACTTGAGCGATTAGCCCACCATTGGAATACACGCTGGCAAGATGTCGAACTCTCCGCAGCTTGGGCGGATAAAACTCACGTGATCTTTCAAGGATGGCACAAAAATTCCCACGAAAAGGTTTTCATTTTATTAGCTTTCACACCTGGGCTTGCCCGCATACATGAAACTCATCATCGCTTTGAATTGCCCAAAGCAACCCATCCTCTTTTTACGCGGTTTTTGCCCTTAACCGTTGACGCCGTGTTCACCCCGGCATTTGACCGAATTCTGTGGCTGAAAGTGCATTGGACGGATGATTGGGGACAGCCTAGCTATGGATATTTAGTGATCGAGCTTACGGGACACATAACCAATCTGATCATCCTCGATGCCGAATATAAAATTTTGGAAGCATTGCGCCACTTTCAGGACAAAAATCATCAGCGGGTTATTCGACCTGGGCAACACTATCAAGCGCCTCCTCCACTGCCCAATGCCTGTCAAACCCATCAATTGAGCGATATCTCGCCTTTGATCCGCAAACTCGTACCAGAACCCGGACAGTGGCCACTCGAAGCATTTTGCCGACAATACACCACGTCCACTCTGCCCTTTGTTTATCTTCACCACGATGAGGTCGAAGATCTCTGGGTTTTTCCGTTGCCAGGGTGGCAATCTGAACTTGTGGAAAATCCTGATGAGATCTTGGATAATCTATTTTTTGAGAAAGAACAGGAACGGCTACGCATCAATCTCCAACAACAACTCGTCGCGTATTGGAAAGACCGGGTTCAGCATCTACGTACCAAATTGGCTGAAACCGAAGAAAGTCAGCAAGAGGACGTAGAAAAATGGAAAGATGAAGGAGATTTGTGGTTGGCCTATCAGTATCAGTTTAAGAATCACCAGGAACTCACCATCCCGTCCTTTGCGGATCCTTCGCGCCTCGTTACCCTTGTGCTCCCTGAAGACAAGACTCCAGCCGAGATGGCAGAACAATGCTATAGACTGTACAAAAAAGCCAAGAGCCGCGTTGCCGCCAGTTCGCGGTTAGCGGAAATCCTGCGGGAAGAACTCACCCATGCTGAACAATCATTGAATTTAGCTCAGCAAAATCATCCCATCTCCTATTACCGCGACCAATTAAAACAGGTTGCATCACCAACGCGATCCAAACAACTGGAAAATCAGCCATTTCGGCGGTTTGTTAGCACCGGCGGTTTTGACATTTTCGTCGGACGTAACCGCGAAGAAAATCAGGAATTAACCATGCGTCGCGCTCGGCCGGATGATTTATGGTTTCACGTCAAACAAGCCCCAGGATCGCACGTGGTTTTGTTTAGTGGAAAACGCCAACCTAACCTGGAGGATCTGTTGGACGCGGCCCACCTCGCTGCCTATTACAGCCCCGCCAAACACTCATCAACGGTAGCTGTGGATTACACTAAACGCAAATTTGTCCGAAAACGTCCGCATGCCGACATGGGGCAAGTGCTTTATGAACGCGAAAAAACGCTGTACGTGACTCCTGATCCCGAAAGGCTAAGGCGTCTTGGGGCAACGCCTGACAAATTAATCGATTAA
- the pyrE gene encoding orotate phosphoribosyltransferase, translated as MSTAGTLEDLREIGAYLQGHFLLTTGRHSDTFFLLARLTERPDKLVAWISLLQEQMQDIEARTVVGPAMGGIIPAYQLAALRPSNRVIFAEKGEGGKMVFRRGFQLELGEPVIIVEDAVTTGSSVNKVIDAVRDQGAHVAAVGCLVNRTQNQSVPWRVPFFSVLNVSGIQNWAPDDCPLCRQGIPLTKPKQ; from the coding sequence GTGAGTACAGCTGGAACATTGGAGGATTTACGGGAGATCGGCGCCTATTTGCAAGGACATTTTCTTTTGACCACGGGTCGTCACAGTGACACGTTTTTTCTGTTAGCTCGCTTAACCGAAAGGCCAGACAAATTGGTCGCGTGGATTTCCCTGTTGCAAGAACAAATGCAGGACATCGAAGCGCGTACCGTCGTCGGACCAGCGATGGGAGGCATTATTCCTGCTTATCAATTAGCCGCCCTAAGACCATCCAATCGGGTGATCTTTGCTGAAAAAGGTGAAGGCGGCAAAATGGTGTTTCGCCGGGGCTTTCAATTAGAACTTGGGGAACCCGTAATTATTGTCGAGGACGCGGTAACCACCGGAAGTTCCGTGAACAAGGTTATTGATGCGGTAAGGGATCAAGGAGCCCATGTCGCCGCCGTCGGATGCTTGGTTAACCGGACCCAAAACCAAAGTGTTCCCTGGAGAGTCCCGTTTTTTTCGGTCTTAAACGTCAGCGGCATTCAAAATTGGGCCCCTGATGACTGTCCCTTATGTCGCCAGGGAATCCCTCTGACAAAGCCCAAACAGTAA
- a CDS encoding DHA2 family efflux MFS transporter permease subunit: MARATGLREMWQALPLERFTSRENYIWFVVATVCIGAFMAALDASIVNVALPDLTTYFHASASMVSWVLIAYLLTLATLLTLFGRLADMLGRRPLYTFGFLVFIIGSAACGAAVNLPMLIVSRVFQAAGAAMLQANSVAIITAAVPASVRGRAIGFQGSAQAIGLSLGPAIGGALVGLFGWRAIFYVNVPVGLLGTTMAAMILPKDKLSGHKATFDWWGTLLMTPFLVLVMLGLTEGNSWGWSSPAILGMFAAAALLLIGFIFRELSFRAPLVDMRLFKIPVFSVGNFTGLLSYLAMFGVLFLMPFFFERVLNYSSAVSGLILTAVPLGMTVAAPKSGALADRYGPRLLTTSGMALTGLASLLLAWTLSLKPNVTMMVIELILIGAGLGIFTPPNNSSVMGSLPSSRLGVGGGILNMARSLGMAMGTALSGTMLAVFLIANGGVESPGGPKGPWIPATRYALFLLVALSLLAALLSVFRVTQKKSPAEKMPLEW, translated from the coding sequence GTGGCAAGAGCAACCGGACTCCGGGAAATGTGGCAGGCGTTGCCTCTGGAACGCTTCACCTCCCGGGAAAATTACATCTGGTTTGTGGTCGCAACGGTCTGTATTGGCGCATTTATGGCCGCCTTAGATGCGAGTATCGTCAATGTCGCGTTGCCTGACTTGACCACATATTTCCACGCTAGCGCGTCGATGGTGAGTTGGGTTTTAATCGCCTACTTACTCACGTTAGCGACGCTCTTGACGCTTTTTGGTCGATTAGCCGACATGTTGGGGCGAAGGCCCTTATACACATTTGGATTTCTGGTGTTCATTATTGGTTCAGCGGCTTGTGGGGCTGCTGTTAACTTGCCTATGCTGATTGTGTCTCGTGTCTTTCAAGCGGCAGGGGCGGCGATGTTGCAGGCGAATTCCGTGGCCATAATCACAGCAGCAGTTCCGGCTTCGGTCAGGGGACGCGCGATTGGATTTCAAGGTTCGGCGCAAGCGATTGGATTGTCGTTAGGCCCGGCTATTGGCGGCGCCTTAGTGGGTCTATTTGGCTGGCGGGCGATTTTTTACGTGAATGTTCCCGTTGGGCTTTTAGGGACGACAATGGCCGCGATGATTTTGCCCAAAGACAAACTGTCGGGTCATAAAGCAACCTTCGATTGGTGGGGCACATTGTTAATGACACCTTTTTTGGTTTTGGTGATGCTTGGCTTGACAGAAGGTAATAGTTGGGGCTGGTCATCTCCTGCCATTTTAGGCATGTTTGCAGCCGCTGCCTTGTTATTGATTGGATTCATTTTTCGAGAGTTATCGTTCCGCGCTCCTCTTGTTGATATGCGTTTGTTTAAAATTCCCGTGTTTAGTGTTGGTAATTTCACTGGCTTATTATCGTACTTGGCCATGTTTGGCGTGCTGTTTTTGATGCCTTTCTTTTTTGAGCGCGTGCTCAATTATAGTTCGGCGGTATCAGGGCTTATCTTAACGGCTGTTCCCTTAGGTATGACCGTGGCGGCACCCAAGTCAGGTGCCTTAGCGGATCGCTATGGTCCCCGCCTTTTAACAACATCAGGCATGGCTCTGACCGGGTTGGCATCGCTGCTCTTAGCTTGGACCTTGTCGCTCAAGCCGAATGTGACCATGATGGTTATTGAATTGATCTTAATCGGTGCTGGTCTTGGTATCTTTACGCCGCCCAACAATTCTTCTGTGATGGGAAGTTTGCCTAGTTCGCGTCTAGGCGTTGGGGGCGGGATTTTGAATATGGCGCGGTCCTTAGGCATGGCGATGGGGACCGCACTGTCCGGTACTATGCTGGCAGTATTTTTGATCGCGAATGGTGGCGTCGAAAGTCCAGGAGGCCCTAAAGGGCCTTGGATTCCGGCCACACGCTATGCTCTCTTTCTTCTGGTTGCGTTGTCCTTGTTGGCCGCTCTTTTATCAGTATTTCGGGTAACACAGAAAAAATCACCAGCAGAAAAGATGCCGTTAGAATGGTGA
- a CDS encoding dihydroorotate dehydrogenase, giving the protein MDLRVILPRGLELANPVMAASGTFGFGPEYSQFVNIDALGGISVKGVSPEPWTGNPPPRIWETPMGLLNSIGLQNPGVDVFIEKDLPFLRQHQPRVIVNIIGHTVDEYQRVAERLDGLDGVHALEVNISCPNIKEGGMSFGQDPDQAYAVTHAVRQVTNLPIMVKLSPNVTSPVLIAQAIEAAGADMISAINTVVGLAIDIDHRRPALGGITGGLSGPAIKPVALRIIYEVAQAVHIPIIGMGGIASATDVLEFLMAGASAVMVGTITFQYPDRMNQIINELPQVLQAHGFTSLQEAVGAALPGKSTWPLKEEIPYES; this is encoded by the coding sequence ATGGATTTGCGTGTCATTTTGCCCAGAGGATTGGAATTAGCTAATCCGGTTATGGCTGCGTCTGGAACCTTTGGTTTTGGTCCGGAGTACAGTCAATTTGTCAACATTGATGCCTTGGGCGGTATCAGTGTAAAGGGGGTATCCCCAGAACCGTGGACCGGCAATCCACCCCCGCGAATTTGGGAAACACCGATGGGACTTTTAAACTCCATTGGATTACAAAATCCCGGCGTGGATGTTTTTATTGAAAAGGATTTGCCATTTTTAAGACAGCATCAACCCCGTGTGATCGTCAACATCATTGGTCATACGGTGGATGAGTATCAACGGGTGGCTGAACGGCTGGATGGACTCGATGGCGTCCATGCCTTGGAAGTGAATATTTCCTGTCCCAATATCAAAGAGGGCGGTATGAGCTTTGGACAAGATCCGGACCAAGCCTACGCGGTGACCCACGCGGTCCGCCAAGTGACCAACCTGCCCATCATGGTCAAATTGTCTCCCAATGTGACCTCACCCGTACTTATTGCACAAGCCATAGAAGCGGCAGGGGCCGACATGATTTCTGCGATTAATACCGTAGTGGGATTAGCGATTGATATTGATCATCGGCGCCCCGCTTTGGGAGGTATCACGGGGGGATTATCTGGTCCGGCGATTAAACCGGTGGCCTTGCGTATTATTTATGAAGTCGCCCAGGCTGTTCACATCCCCATTATTGGAATGGGGGGCATTGCCAGCGCCACGGATGTCTTGGAATTTTTGATGGCGGGCGCGAGTGCCGTCATGGTAGGGACCATTACCTTTCAATATCCAGACCGGATGAATCAAATTATTAATGAACTGCCGCAGGTTCTACAAGCCCATGGATTTACGTCGTTGCAAGAGGCTGTGGGGGCAGCCTTGCCCGGCAAATCTACGTGGCCTCTCAAAGAGGAGATTCCGTATGAATCCTAA
- a CDS encoding aminotransferase class IV: protein MKVYFNGHVMDDQEVHISFDDRGFLFADGVYEVVHIYSGHFFEWDRHMVRLARSLKGIDLEGVNIAAITEGAKQLLQDFKEEEGALYLEITRGVYPRSHPFPPSDVPPTILMWIRPVNPFPQEMIDHGVGVITVADDRWAKVWIKTIGLLPNVLAKEKAHKMGMFDAVFVRDGMVTEATSANVFMVRQGYLQTAPVTNYILPGITREVVLEIADELRIPIKLEPFSVDDMLSADEIFLTGTTTEVLPVTSVDGHTISDKSGEIALRLLKALKERASTVS from the coding sequence ATGAAGGTCTATTTCAATGGTCATGTCATGGATGACCAGGAGGTCCATATTAGTTTTGATGACCGCGGCTTTTTATTTGCTGATGGAGTATATGAAGTGGTTCACATTTATTCTGGCCACTTTTTTGAATGGGATCGGCACATGGTCAGGCTTGCACGTTCTTTGAAAGGCATCGATTTAGAGGGTGTGAATATCGCTGCGATTACGGAGGGGGCTAAGCAGTTATTGCAAGATTTTAAGGAGGAGGAGGGAGCATTGTATCTGGAAATTACCCGCGGTGTCTATCCCCGGTCGCATCCCTTTCCCCCATCGGATGTACCGCCGACCATATTAATGTGGATTCGCCCCGTCAATCCGTTCCCTCAAGAGATGATTGACCACGGCGTGGGAGTGATTACCGTGGCGGATGACCGGTGGGCCAAAGTCTGGATTAAGACGATCGGGTTATTGCCAAATGTACTCGCAAAAGAAAAAGCGCATAAAATGGGAATGTTTGATGCCGTGTTTGTGCGAGATGGAATGGTGACTGAAGCCACCAGTGCTAATGTGTTCATGGTTCGGCAGGGCTATCTTCAAACTGCGCCGGTTACGAATTATATCTTACCCGGAATTACACGGGAAGTCGTCTTGGAAATCGCAGATGAATTGAGGATTCCTATCAAACTAGAGCCCTTTTCGGTGGATGATATGCTTTCAGCAGATGAGATATTTTTAACGGGGACGACGACTGAAGTCTTGCCTGTCACATCTGTAGATGGCCATACGATTAGTGACAAGTCTGGAGAGATCGCCTTAAGGCTCTTAAAGGCCTTAAAGGAGCGTGCTAGCACGGTATCATAA
- a CDS encoding small, acid-soluble spore protein, alpha/beta type yields MAKQSRNSQGPGKLKTDSDSQRLNDALKWEAAQQLGLVSKVQDVGWGGLSAKETGAIGAWVIRLKREKGLIKHPSTRSKDE; encoded by the coding sequence ATGGCAAAACAATCCCGTAATTCCCAAGGACCTGGTAAACTGAAGACGGATTCTGACTCCCAACGCTTGAACGATGCCTTAAAATGGGAAGCGGCACAGCAGCTTGGTTTGGTTTCAAAAGTTCAGGATGTTGGTTGGGGAGGATTGTCAGCTAAAGAAACTGGCGCTATCGGCGCTTGGGTTATCCGCCTGAAACGGGAAAAAGGGCTGATAAAACATCCGTCCACGCGTTCAAAGGATGAATGA
- a CDS encoding sodium:calcium antiporter, which translates to MSLLLLTVSGMVLIVLAADYFTNGVEWLGYHLHLEEGAVGSLLAALGTALPETLVPVMAIIFGQGHSENAIGLGAILGAPFMLATIGFSVIGVGLWASRRKSRTLNVPTAGPMTDDLGFFLLAFAVVVLASFLPRIIHPVVALGLLALYGRHAWKLVEGHNTSDKRNVAPSQPLRLSSRPRPPLVLVILQVVLALIGLILGAHFFVTALDGITKIVTISPFLLSVIVTPVATELPEVLNSVIWIRRGKDTLAVGNVTGAMAFQSSMVPALGIAFTPWQLTPLEIATAVLAWLAALWIWLKSRSHSLRVIELLTAGLFYLAYIGMVVALINR; encoded by the coding sequence ATGTCCTTATTATTGCTCACCGTTAGCGGAATGGTGCTCATCGTTCTGGCAGCGGATTACTTTACGAATGGAGTAGAATGGCTTGGCTATCATCTGCACTTAGAAGAAGGTGCAGTGGGTTCATTATTGGCCGCACTAGGGACTGCATTACCCGAAACATTAGTGCCGGTGATGGCGATCATCTTTGGTCAGGGGCACAGTGAAAACGCGATCGGCCTGGGAGCTATTTTAGGAGCGCCCTTTATGCTCGCAACGATAGGATTTTCGGTCATCGGGGTGGGGTTGTGGGCAAGTCGGCGGAAGAGTCGAACCCTGAATGTGCCGACGGCAGGACCGATGACGGACGATTTAGGGTTTTTTCTTTTGGCTTTTGCAGTGGTGGTCTTGGCGTCGTTTCTTCCACGAATTATCCATCCCGTTGTTGCTTTGGGTTTATTGGCTCTTTATGGACGCCATGCGTGGAAGTTGGTGGAAGGTCACAATACGTCTGACAAACGCAATGTGGCACCGTCCCAGCCTCTTAGACTATCGTCCCGACCCCGACCGCCGTTGGTGCTGGTAATCCTCCAAGTGGTGTTAGCGTTAATTGGGCTTATTTTAGGAGCACATTTCTTCGTGACAGCACTCGATGGTATTACCAAAATCGTGACCATCTCGCCGTTCTTGTTGTCTGTGATTGTGACTCCCGTGGCAACGGAGTTGCCTGAAGTCCTTAATAGTGTCATCTGGATTCGCCGAGGGAAAGATACCTTGGCTGTGGGTAATGTCACGGGGGCCATGGCGTTTCAATCCAGCATGGTGCCAGCGCTAGGAATCGCTTTCACGCCGTGGCAACTCACTCCATTAGAGATTGCCACGGCGGTTTTGGCATGGCTGGCAGCATTGTGGATCTGGTTGAAAAGTCGCTCGCATAGTCTTCGGGTCATTGAATTATTGACGGCGGGCCTATTTTATCTGGCGTACATTGGGATGGTGGTGGCGTTAATCAATCGGTAA
- the pyk gene encoding pyruvate kinase, whose amino-acid sequence MRRTKIVATIGPACDDPQVIANMIRSGMDVARLNLSHGDLKTHRQRIQLLRSISHQLGTEVGIMLDTCGPEVRLTHLTQPLTLNQGDIFILTKTPEPGSYQAGVTWDGIFDMIEPGHLLWIDDGNIVMRCTDQQPDALRLEVVVGGLLQNRKKISSPDLTWPLDILTDTDREALLMGMQEGMDFVAASFIRSAEDVVTIRKFFEENHFDVFLISKIENRAGVENLAEILAVSNGVMVARGDLGVELPPERVPWLQKDIIAQANELGIPVVTATQMLESMTHAPRPTRAEVSDVAHAIWDGSDSVMLSAETASGLYPVESIQMMAKIAEDADNRREFMTRRSLPITRVADAVSRASAEVAESLEARAILTVTATGYTARMVSRSRPSVPIIAISPNPGVVRRLKLTWGVCPISSEDAEHSDDMAAKAIEAAADYGYVAEGDLVVLTAGVPAGIPGTTNLVRVETVSNPVLVGTGLGYGEPITAPVRFQPKNHEDLPDEAYIAVAVDFDAEDKEFFAHAKAIIAEHSGRTSDIAVAAVTLGIPAIVGVQGASKRLHNGQIVTMDPIRGVIYKGRAKI is encoded by the coding sequence GTGAGACGTACAAAAATTGTCGCGACAATTGGTCCTGCTTGCGATGATCCCCAAGTCATTGCCAATATGATCCGCTCGGGTATGGATGTAGCACGCTTAAATTTGTCGCATGGAGATCTGAAAACCCATCGTCAACGGATTCAGCTTCTACGTAGCATCTCGCATCAATTGGGCACTGAAGTGGGGATTATGCTTGATACGTGTGGTCCCGAAGTGCGTTTAACGCATCTTACCCAGCCCTTAACTCTTAATCAAGGCGATATTTTTATCTTAACTAAAACCCCCGAACCCGGGTCCTATCAAGCCGGTGTCACCTGGGATGGGATTTTTGATATGATTGAGCCTGGTCACCTGCTTTGGATTGATGATGGGAATATCGTGATGCGCTGTACGGATCAGCAACCCGATGCCCTCCGCTTAGAAGTTGTGGTCGGCGGTCTTCTGCAAAACCGCAAAAAAATTAGTTCACCCGATTTGACATGGCCCCTAGACATTTTGACTGATACCGACCGGGAAGCCCTTTTAATGGGAATGCAAGAGGGGATGGATTTTGTTGCGGCATCCTTTATTCGTTCCGCTGAGGATGTTGTCACGATCCGTAAATTTTTTGAAGAGAATCACTTTGATGTTTTTCTGATTAGCAAAATTGAGAACCGTGCCGGGGTGGAGAATCTCGCAGAAATCTTGGCGGTTTCTAATGGGGTTATGGTTGCTCGGGGTGATCTGGGGGTCGAACTCCCACCAGAGCGTGTACCTTGGCTCCAAAAGGATATTATAGCTCAAGCCAATGAATTGGGTATTCCTGTCGTGACAGCGACCCAAATGCTAGAATCCATGACGCATGCTCCCCGGCCAACGCGCGCTGAAGTATCGGATGTTGCCCATGCTATATGGGATGGGTCCGATAGTGTGATGCTTTCGGCTGAGACGGCATCTGGCCTATATCCGGTAGAATCCATTCAAATGATGGCAAAAATTGCGGAAGACGCCGACAATCGGCGTGAATTTATGACGCGGCGGTCATTGCCCATTACCCGTGTGGCCGATGCCGTGAGTCGTGCGTCCGCTGAAGTCGCAGAGAGTTTAGAAGCCCGGGCGATTTTAACGGTTACGGCTACGGGCTATACTGCTCGCATGGTGAGCCGTTCGCGTCCCAGTGTCCCGATTATTGCCATTTCACCCAATCCCGGCGTCGTGCGGCGCCTAAAGTTGACATGGGGTGTGTGTCCTATTTCTTCAGAGGATGCGGAACATTCCGACGATATGGCGGCCAAGGCCATTGAAGCAGCCGCTGACTATGGTTATGTGGCTGAAGGGGATCTCGTCGTCCTGACTGCTGGAGTGCCAGCTGGAATTCCTGGAACCACCAATTTAGTCCGCGTGGAGACCGTATCAAATCCCGTATTAGTGGGAACAGGATTAGGCTATGGAGAACCTATTACGGCTCCCGTACGGTTTCAACCGAAAAACCACGAGGATTTGCCTGACGAAGCATATATTGCTGTAGCCGTGGACTTTGATGCTGAAGATAAGGAGTTTTTTGCACACGCCAAAGCCATTATTGCTGAACATAGTGGGAGAACCTCGGATATTGCGGTGGCTGCCGTTACCCTGGGGATCCCGGCTATTGTTGGGGTGCAAGGGGCGAGTAAGCGATTACATAATGGTCAAATTGTCACCATGGACCCCATTCGGGGCGTCATTTACAAAGGGCGGGCAAAGATTTAG
- the pyrF gene encoding orotidine-5'-phosphate decarboxylase produces the protein MNPNSENPKVTRFWIALDVADQNLAEQWMARFPHHKHYKVGMELFYRTGPDVIKKWIEEDGLSIFLDLKLHDIPRTVAAAVSQLDALGVSLTTIHLMGGRAMCEAAVQARTHLSLVGVSVLTSLGNDDLTMIGISSNVSDQVKRLAAMGRDTGLDGIVLSGQELTVLSPWWPEARFVVPGIRRASDASNDQKRIITPEQAVKHGATDLVIGRTLLKAEDPMAAYQELTKLVQGGRNS, from the coding sequence ATGAATCCTAATTCAGAAAACCCCAAAGTCACGCGTTTTTGGATTGCCTTAGACGTAGCAGACCAAAACCTGGCAGAACAATGGATGGCCCGCTTTCCTCATCATAAACACTATAAAGTCGGCATGGAGCTGTTTTACCGGACCGGACCGGATGTGATCAAAAAATGGATTGAGGAAGATGGACTATCGATCTTTTTAGATCTCAAATTGCATGATATTCCTCGAACTGTGGCGGCAGCCGTCTCACAGCTCGATGCGCTGGGAGTCAGTTTGACCACCATTCACTTGATGGGAGGTCGGGCCATGTGTGAAGCGGCAGTTCAAGCCCGGACTCATTTAAGTCTTGTCGGGGTGAGTGTGTTAACGAGTTTAGGCAACGATGATTTAACGATGATCGGCATCTCATCGAACGTGAGTGACCAGGTTAAGCGGTTAGCCGCAATGGGTCGGGATACAGGACTTGACGGGATCGTTTTATCGGGGCAAGAGTTAACAGTTCTGAGTCCTTGGTGGCCTGAGGCACGCTTTGTCGTACCGGGGATTCGAAGGGCATCGGACGCCTCAAATGACCAAAAGCGGATAATTACTCCAGAACAAGCCGTCAAGCACGGTGCAACGGATTTAGTGATTGGGCGGACATTGTTGAAGGCCGAGGATCCCATGGCGGCCTACCAAGAATTGACCAAGTTAGTGCAAGGAGGCAGGAATTCGTGA
- a CDS encoding tRNA (cytidine(34)-2'-O)-methyltransferase, giving the protein MHVVLVEPEIPPNTGNIARTCAATRTHLHLVEPLGFSISDRYLRRAGVDYWDFVEVHVHPDWQSVVDYLGHPETWYYFTSHSSRYYTEARYTPDSVLVFGKESTGLPATLLESYQNQTYVIPMDSRVRSLNLSNAVAIVVYEALRQQNFGPMRV; this is encoded by the coding sequence ATGCACGTGGTGCTCGTTGAACCGGAAATCCCCCCCAATACCGGCAATATCGCTCGAACCTGTGCGGCGACGAGAACTCATTTACACTTAGTGGAACCGCTAGGATTTTCTATCAGTGACCGTTATTTGCGGCGGGCAGGGGTCGATTATTGGGATTTTGTAGAGGTACATGTTCATCCCGATTGGCAAAGTGTGGTGGACTATTTAGGTCATCCCGAAACTTGGTACTATTTTACTTCGCATAGTTCTCGATACTATACGGAGGCGCGTTATACTCCGGATTCAGTTCTCGTATTTGGCAAAGAATCTACCGGCTTGCCAGCGACATTATTGGAAAGTTATCAAAATCAGACGTATGTAATTCCGATGGATTCTCGGGTTCGGTCGTTGAATTTGTCCAATGCCGTGGCTATTGTGGTTTATGAGGCATTGCGCCAGCAAAACTTTGGACCGATGCGTGTCTAG
- a CDS encoding creatininase family protein produces the protein MYWDQITTKNFLEHIIGHYDTAILPTGSVEAHGQHCPLGTDNMAPWYFAEQLENTYSDRILILPPVPYGHTPDLSVWAGTISVSASVLQQYVAEIGIGAAQWGIKNLILLNGHGGNTPALQAAMEQIAQENVRVVLVNWWLDFSQQILTITTSQGHAGEDETSVMLAIAPDLVHMDDASFNPFRPRYRMKGPGINDKSLRHATTGDGRLGTKEKGERIAAVVVQELSQLLERLWNDDLFERTS, from the coding sequence ATGTACTGGGATCAGATTACCACGAAAAATTTCTTGGAACATATTATTGGGCACTATGATACCGCGATTTTGCCGACGGGCAGTGTCGAAGCACACGGGCAACATTGTCCATTGGGTACCGATAACATGGCCCCGTGGTATTTTGCTGAGCAACTAGAAAACACGTATTCGGACCGGATCCTGATTTTACCGCCTGTGCCATATGGGCATACACCCGATTTAAGTGTGTGGGCAGGCACCATTTCCGTATCGGCCAGCGTATTACAACAATATGTGGCGGAAATCGGAATCGGCGCTGCCCAATGGGGGATTAAAAACCTTATCTTATTGAATGGTCATGGCGGTAATACGCCAGCATTACAAGCTGCGATGGAGCAGATTGCCCAGGAAAATGTTCGGGTCGTGCTGGTGAACTGGTGGCTCGATTTTAGTCAGCAAATCTTAACAATCACGACAAGTCAAGGTCATGCGGGAGAAGACGAAACATCGGTGATGCTGGCTATTGCACCAGATCTGGTGCATATGGACGATGCATCATTTAACCCTTTTCGACCGCGGTATCGAATGAAAGGTCCAGGAATAAACGATAAAAGTCTCCGTCATGCCACCACGGGTGATGGACGACTGGGTACCAAGGAGAAAGGGGAAAGAATTGCGGCAGTGGTCGTTCAAGAATTGAGTCAGCTCCTTGAACGCCTTTGGAATGATGATCTATTTGAACGCACGTCATAA